One part of the Desulfovibrio sp. genome encodes these proteins:
- a CDS encoding outer membrane homotrimeric porin, whose amino-acid sequence MKAVRDNVLGMLLAGGLLLSPQAANAVDFKIKGAFDVSFEMSNVLPRGVKGNDTFGAIERLRTQIDAVASENVSGSLMFTVGTGTMNWGRAGDGAALGADSTKNLGVRHAYIDWLVPQTDVKVRMGMQPQLLPGYVTDWSAVYGHYSTGITVSTPLVTSGNYKIGLTSFWARPFNDNSEITQNGQTQKNYLDNLDLFALTLPITGNGMKITPWGMYGLIGENSLRGINTNTDQREPAIYAPRGGLMPVLGSGGNYFSTFEKNYRNANNTWGNGFWGGLTSDFTAIEPFDIAAEFTYGRVDMGEIKNYTQFSSSGQARTFDLVRQGWYAALRVDYKCNWGTPGVTAWYGSGDDSNPYNGSERLPVFNTPWPVTPLGFGGGFFDLNTWKVLGHNPGGMAGIVGSIKDVSFINDLTHTFKLAYFHGTNSAEMPRKANMTSYPSRADGPMAYLTTTDHAWEGSVSNTYKIYDNLLMNVEAAYVNLHLDGSTWRGVEDSQYRDNWRVSLTFRYMF is encoded by the coding sequence ATGAAAGCTGTTCGCGACAACGTATTGGGAATGTTGCTTGCCGGGGGCCTGCTGTTATCGCCGCAGGCGGCAAACGCGGTTGACTTCAAGATCAAGGGGGCATTTGACGTAAGCTTTGAAATGTCCAACGTGCTGCCCCGGGGCGTTAAGGGCAACGATACCTTTGGCGCCATTGAACGTTTGCGTACGCAGATCGACGCCGTTGCCAGCGAAAACGTGTCTGGCAGCCTGATGTTTACCGTGGGTACAGGAACAATGAACTGGGGGCGGGCTGGCGACGGCGCGGCCCTTGGGGCAGACAGCACAAAAAACCTTGGTGTACGCCACGCCTATATTGACTGGCTAGTTCCCCAAACGGACGTGAAGGTGCGCATGGGCATGCAGCCGCAGCTGCTGCCCGGCTATGTCACCGACTGGAGTGCGGTTTACGGCCATTATTCCACCGGCATTACCGTCAGCACTCCCTTGGTGACCAGCGGTAATTACAAGATCGGACTCACAAGCTTTTGGGCGCGGCCCTTCAACGACAATTCTGAAATCACGCAAAACGGTCAGACGCAGAAAAATTACCTCGACAACCTCGATCTGTTCGCGCTGACATTGCCCATAACCGGCAATGGCATGAAAATAACCCCCTGGGGCATGTACGGCCTTATCGGCGAAAACAGCCTGCGTGGCATCAATACCAATACCGATCAGCGCGAACCTGCCATTTACGCCCCGCGCGGCGGGCTTATGCCTGTGCTCGGCAGCGGGGGCAACTACTTCAGCACGTTTGAAAAAAACTATCGCAACGCAAACAACACCTGGGGTAACGGCTTCTGGGGCGGTTTGACCTCTGACTTCACGGCCATTGAGCCCTTTGATATCGCTGCCGAGTTCACTTATGGCCGCGTGGATATGGGCGAAATCAAGAATTACACCCAATTCAGTTCCAGCGGTCAGGCCAGGACCTTTGATCTGGTGCGCCAGGGTTGGTATGCGGCCTTGCGGGTTGACTACAAATGCAACTGGGGTACGCCCGGCGTTACCGCCTGGTATGGCAGCGGCGACGACAGCAACCCCTATAACGGTTCGGAACGCCTGCCCGTGTTCAACACACCCTGGCCGGTCACGCCCCTGGGCTTTGGCGGCGGATTTTTTGATCTCAATACCTGGAAGGTGCTGGGGCACAACCCCGGCGGCATGGCTGGTATCGTGGGCTCCATCAAGGACGTAAGCTTTATCAACGACCTTACCCACACCTTCAAGCTTGCGTATTTTCATGGCACCAACAGTGCTGAAATGCCCCGCAAGGCCAATATGACAAGCTATCCCAGCCGGGCCGACGGCCCCATGGCCTATCTCACCACCACCGACCATGCCTGGGAAGGCAGCGTTTCAAACACCTACAAGATTTACGACAACCTGCTGATGAATGTCGAAGCCGCATATGTGAACCTGCATCTCGACGGCAGCACGTGGCGCGGGGTAGAGGATTCGCAGTATCGTGATAACTGGCGGGTTTCCCTAACCTTCCGTTATATGTTCTGA
- a CDS encoding glutaredoxin family protein: MGITLYTAPDCIRCKIVKAFLAERGLAYDTIDFKADAQEFNTFYRANRKAIYRNPEGVEFPLFSDGEVIKQGSGEVIAYLLSGHTLERCVTRSDMLHGKIAGLYPSQCPAGQEDNFEILVNRLAAGGLQVWLQTDGRKPDLLEKLLKIKDVHVICNMVGGHETCTKIFGGAPSREELAKTISLVQATPDGVVRFLAMPLPSGDGWQWPQREDAAAAARLVAEACGQPTLPYSITAVAADSVWDMRGLESLPEQNLLVYRSASRQHMFKADIVK, from the coding sequence ATGGGCATAACCCTTTATACGGCGCCAGACTGCATACGCTGCAAGATCGTCAAAGCCTTTCTTGCCGAGCGCGGGTTGGCATACGACACCATAGATTTCAAGGCTGACGCGCAGGAATTCAACACGTTTTACCGCGCGAACCGCAAGGCCATTTACCGCAATCCCGAAGGGGTGGAATTTCCCCTGTTTTCTGATGGCGAGGTTATCAAGCAGGGATCCGGCGAAGTCATTGCCTACCTGCTTTCCGGCCACACGCTTGAGCGCTGCGTAACCCGCAGCGACATGCTCCATGGCAAGATCGCTGGCCTTTACCCTTCGCAATGCCCCGCAGGGCAGGAAGACAACTTTGAGATACTGGTAAACCGTCTGGCCGCTGGCGGGTTGCAGGTATGGCTGCAAACTGATGGCCGCAAGCCGGACCTGCTGGAAAAACTGCTGAAGATCAAGGACGTGCACGTGATCTGCAACATGGTGGGCGGCCACGAGACGTGCACAAAAATTTTTGGCGGAGCGCCAAGCAGGGAAGAACTGGCAAAAACCATATCCCTTGTTCAGGCTACGCCCGACGGCGTGGTGCGCTTTCTGGCCATGCCGCTTCCCTCTGGCGACGGCTGGCAGTGGCCACAAAGGGAAGATGCCGCAGCGGCAGCCAGGCTGGTGGCAGAGGCTTGCGGCCAGCCCACCCTGCCCTACAGCATCACAGCCGTTGCGGCAGATTCGGTTTGGGACATGCGCGGGCTTGAGTCGTTGCCGGAGCAAAACCTTCTTGTCTACCGGTCGGCATCGCGTCAGCACATGTTCAAAGCCGACATCGTTAAATAG
- a CDS encoding MFS transporter yields MQDSPRISNNYFDGLAVTARHKAVFFIIMVAYFCEQMDNWNFGFIAPALMHNWGLTMKDIGTVTFWYFASMTLGGFVGGFISDIIGRRKTFLIAITLFSTASIINGLTNSFPVFVASRALTGFGVFCLMVCSQAYIAEMAPAESRGKWQNMIAGVGFCAVPVIGMLCRLIIPLHEEAWRYIFYMGGVGYIALAIAWRYLDESPRWLVARGRIAEAEAVMKDLTGRDVDLAEAASKCLTTKPPLKDVLLGMCSSKYLKRTIVIFLLVVCTNPATFVVTNWTATLLKAHGFPLEDTLMATTLISIGVPLGLFASSAFTDMGGRKIPIVIMLLVMAVLAPIFGNVSQYWVLVLIGAVLTAFVMGVGFTIFSYTAESYPTHLRNTATGFHSSVGRLAVAFSQPLIPVVYAAYSFDGVFYIFSLLCVIPAIIVAVWGARTGGKSLEDIA; encoded by the coding sequence ATGCAGGATTCGCCGCGCATCAGCAATAACTACTTTGACGGCCTTGCAGTAACAGCACGCCATAAGGCTGTGTTCTTTATCATAATGGTCGCCTACTTTTGCGAGCAGATGGATAACTGGAACTTTGGCTTTATCGCCCCGGCACTGATGCACAACTGGGGTCTGACCATGAAGGACATTGGCACTGTAACCTTCTGGTATTTTGCATCCATGACCCTGGGCGGATTTGTCGGCGGATTTATTTCGGATATCATCGGGCGTCGCAAAACCTTTCTCATTGCCATTACTCTGTTTTCCACAGCCTCCATCATCAACGGCCTCACCAACAGCTTTCCCGTATTTGTGGCGTCTCGAGCCCTGACCGGCTTTGGCGTGTTCTGCCTCATGGTGTGTTCACAGGCGTATATTGCAGAAATGGCCCCGGCCGAAAGCCGCGGCAAATGGCAAAACATGATAGCTGGTGTTGGTTTTTGCGCCGTGCCGGTCATAGGCATGCTGTGCCGCCTGATTATTCCCCTGCACGAAGAAGCCTGGCGCTACATTTTCTATATGGGCGGCGTGGGCTACATCGCCCTTGCCATCGCCTGGCGCTATCTTGATGAATCACCTCGCTGGCTGGTGGCCCGGGGCCGCATTGCAGAAGCCGAAGCCGTCATGAAAGACCTTACCGGCAGGGATGTTGACCTTGCAGAAGCTGCCAGCAAATGCCTGACCACCAAGCCCCCGCTCAAGGATGTGCTGCTTGGCATGTGCAGCTCCAAATATCTCAAGCGCACTATCGTCATCTTTTTGCTGGTGGTTTGCACCAACCCCGCCACCTTTGTGGTCACCAACTGGACAGCCACCCTGCTCAAGGCGCACGGCTTCCCGCTTGAAGACACCCTTATGGCGACCACGCTCATTTCCATTGGTGTGCCGCTCGGCCTGTTTGCCTCCAGCGCCTTTACTGATATGGGCGGTCGCAAAATTCCCATCGTCATCATGCTGCTTGTCATGGCGGTGCTGGCGCCCATCTTTGGCAATGTAAGCCAGTACTGGGTTCTGGTGCTTATCGGCGCCGTGCTTACGGCCTTTGTCATGGGCGTTGGTTTCACCATCTTTTCCTACACGGCAGAATCCTACCCCACTCACCTGCGCAATACCGCCACTGGCTTCCATTCCTCTGTGGGGCGTCTGGCCGTTGCCTTCTCACAACCTCTCATTCCTGTTGTCTATGCAGCATACAGCTTTGACGGAGTGTTTTACATTTTCAGCCTGCTGTGCGTCATCCCTGCCATTATTGTGGCCGTTTGGGGCGCGCGCACGGGTGGCAAGTCGCTTGAAGACATTGCCTAA
- a CDS encoding aryl-sulfate sulfotransferase, whose product MGHPTIYPTGVTVYNPEKAWSGFTIIQAPDNGALLLGMNGHEIRMWKDVHGFPNKMFPGGMLMGSTGTRHPKHGLQDQLDLVQIDWDGKIVWKFDRAEFVEDPGQKSQWMARQHHDFQREGSSTGYYAPGQEPKIDSGNTLVLCHKNTVQPYISDKTLVDDVIYEVTWDGDIVWEWNCSDHVEEMGFTEAALNAMCRDPNYRGGTLMEDAPGVGDWMHVNSMSTLGPNKWFEAGDSRFHPDNIIIDGRETNIILILDKKTGKIVWQLGPDYDRSPEDKAIGWIIGQHHAHMIPRGLPGEGNILVYDNGGWGGYGNPNPGAPKGVKAAQRDYSRVLEIDPVARKIVWQYTPHEAGFLVPLDASRFYSPFISSAQRLPNGNTLICEGSDGRVFEVTAEHEIVWEYICPYKGHISLPMNWVYRAYRLPYSWVPQADVPEEKAIEPLEVKTFRVPGAAPFGPMSEVKVEGTIGYYSGAGHCVAATE is encoded by the coding sequence ATGGGACACCCGACTATCTATCCCACAGGCGTTACGGTATATAATCCGGAAAAAGCCTGGAGCGGATTCACCATCATTCAGGCACCGGACAACGGTGCATTGCTTCTTGGCATGAACGGCCACGAAATCCGCATGTGGAAAGACGTACACGGTTTTCCCAACAAGATGTTCCCCGGCGGTATGCTTATGGGCAGCACCGGCACCCGGCACCCCAAGCATGGCCTGCAGGACCAGCTTGACCTTGTGCAGATCGACTGGGACGGAAAGATTGTGTGGAAGTTCGACCGCGCCGAATTTGTCGAAGACCCCGGCCAGAAGAGCCAGTGGATGGCACGCCAGCACCACGATTTTCAGCGAGAAGGCAGTTCTACGGGCTATTACGCACCCGGTCAGGAACCCAAGATTGACTCCGGCAACACCCTTGTGCTCTGCCACAAAAACACTGTTCAGCCCTATATCAGCGACAAAACGCTGGTTGACGACGTTATCTACGAAGTAACGTGGGACGGCGACATTGTATGGGAATGGAACTGCTCTGACCACGTGGAAGAAATGGGCTTCACCGAAGCTGCGCTCAATGCCATGTGCCGCGACCCCAACTATCGTGGCGGCACGCTCATGGAAGACGCCCCCGGCGTGGGCGACTGGATGCACGTCAACTCCATGTCCACCCTTGGACCCAACAAATGGTTTGAGGCTGGCGATTCCCGCTTCCACCCCGACAACATCATCATTGACGGGCGCGAAACCAACATCATTCTGATTCTGGACAAAAAAACCGGCAAGATTGTTTGGCAGCTCGGCCCCGATTATGACCGCAGCCCCGAAGACAAGGCCATCGGCTGGATCATCGGCCAGCACCACGCGCATATGATTCCCCGTGGTTTGCCCGGTGAAGGCAATATTCTTGTGTATGACAATGGCGGCTGGGGTGGCTATGGCAACCCCAACCCCGGCGCGCCCAAGGGCGTCAAGGCCGCACAGCGCGACTACTCGCGCGTGCTGGAAATAGACCCCGTGGCCCGCAAGATTGTGTGGCAGTATACACCGCACGAAGCAGGCTTCCTTGTGCCTCTGGACGCCAGCCGTTTTTACAGCCCCTTCATCAGCTCTGCCCAGCGTTTGCCCAACGGCAACACGCTGATCTGCGAAGGTTCTGACGGCCGCGTGTTTGAAGTCACCGCCGAGCACGAAATCGTGTGGGAATACATCTGCCCTTACAAGGGGCATATCAGCCTGCCCATGAACTGGGTGTACCGCGCTTACCGCCTGCCCTACTCCTGGGTGCCCCAGGCGGACGTGCCGGAAGAAAAGGCCATTGAACCCCTGGAAGTCAAAACCTTCCGCGTGCCCGGCGCGGCGCCCTTTGGCCCCATGTCTGAAGTAAAGGTTGAAGGAACCATCGGCTACTACAGCGGCGCAGGCCACTGCGTGGCCGCTACCGAGTAA
- a CDS encoding Crp/Fnr family transcriptional regulator, whose translation MYFLVSGRVRLMALAPDGSEKTLWYLGDGSCFNETPMFMEDEKHMAFGQNEVRFFHECAEDCYICTFTRDDVYRLGMEKPELFYNLCKSYSVKVTLLSRNSVSLSIESQLTRICKFLASRIVPGSNPLCAKRDISYRDMADLLGMHRITLYKVMRQAQSRGLFSFDKNSDEIFILRQDEFYREARM comes from the coding sequence ATGTATTTTCTGGTCAGTGGCAGGGTTCGCCTTATGGCTCTGGCCCCTGATGGAAGTGAAAAAACGCTCTGGTACCTTGGCGATGGCTCATGCTTTAATGAAACGCCGATGTTCATGGAAGACGAAAAGCACATGGCTTTCGGGCAGAATGAAGTGCGATTTTTTCATGAATGTGCTGAAGACTGCTATATCTGCACGTTTACAAGAGATGACGTCTATCGCCTGGGAATGGAAAAACCAGAGCTGTTTTATAACCTATGCAAAAGTTACAGTGTTAAGGTTACATTGCTGTCGCGGAACTCTGTTTCCCTGAGCATAGAGTCGCAGCTCACACGCATCTGCAAATTTTTGGCATCGCGCATTGTGCCGGGCTCAAACCCGCTCTGTGCCAAGCGCGATATTTCTTACCGTGATATGGCTGATCTGCTGGGCATGCACCGCATAACCCTCTATAAGGTCATGCGGCAGGCGCAGTCACGCGGGCTGTTCTCTTTTGACAAGAACAGCGACGAAATCTTTATTCTCAGGCAGGATGAGTTTTACAGGGAAGCGCGCATGTAG